ttaaaacattttatacCCCACCTTTTGCACGGCAAAAATACCTGATGAGAAGAATAATAGGCTAAGGACTTTTTATCGCATACCGTGGtactaaaatccgtggagtcacCAAATGACAAATTTTCGAAGTCTGTGCAGTGAATATTCGATGCAATTCCTATTGACACAACATAATTCACAATTCCAGGATATCGTTCTACATCTACATGGGCCACACAAGCCACGCAAAATCCAAAATGGCGCGGGAAGTCCTCGACTACCAAACCCACGAGGACTACTCGCCAGAAGACGCCGACGTTCGTTTCGATATCGGCATCATGTTTCTGACATCACCTGTCAGGTTTTCTGCCAACGTGCAGAAGGTGATCCTGCAGCCCTGGTTTAATTTGAAAGAAGATAAATTTTTGGTCGTGGCTGGGTGGGGCGGTGTAAGTTGAACAAGTTTTCCTAATAGCTAAAAGCAAAGACGACAGcttagattattattattattatttagagcctaatgtgtcccactgctgggcaaaggcctcccccctctttttccactcatccctgtttggagcaacatctggccaatctttcaaaaaggagtccaagttatcccgccatcgccgacgtggtctgccggttccccggtttgactcgtggggctcccattccgtggttatcttggcccacaagtcgtccggcattcggcagacgtgCTGCTTACAGCTTACATTACAGCTTACAGTACAGCTTagattacatttatttatttcacaacacGATTACAGTACACATTACTTTTATGTCAACTTATAAGAATCGAGCATtctcgcgagaacaatcaccaaaaaaaattttgaagatAGGTAAATGTTACGTTTTTCCTACTCGGAATTACTcgcgagccctttcgatctaggacaataAACAaaggacaaaaaaatggtcccaaaattttctattatttttcgtactttccactttgtaaccgctgtaggtacatagtgtttaaaaaatggtaacatagtggaaaaaaaaattgtgattaTTTATGCCGCCTAGTAACATGACGCgtgaatgacgctagatgtcgctacaaataacttgcatttcctgatgtatggagttgtaactcttcccttacttattcctatattgtacaaatatttaaaaatagatcaataaaataaaatattacccgTTTCAGATGGATCCAGAACATACGCCTACAGGTGCCAGTGAGAAATTAAAAGCGATTAATATCGTTGCTAAAAAGTACAGAagctgtaaaaataaaaacaaagtaatTTGCACTTCTAGTGAAATAGGGCATCCGTTTATGTAAGTACCTTCacgaaaaacatattttttaagatGAGATTTTGTACATCACGTGCTAGCCTTGACCTTGGGGTGTAATGAGGAGGCGCACGttacgacagatggcgccaccttattagtccgtAGCAcatgcacagataaagaatttcatacgtgagagcgagatgaattttttttctctctcacacatatgaatgacagtgatatgctagcacaggcgccgcctggtgggataaaatgtcagcgtGCCTCTTCATTAGCCTATGAACACAGGCAAAGAAACAAACTCAACTCTTTATTCCTCAATTAAATTCAACTCTTTATTCCTAGGATTTCCAGCGCGCTCAAGTTTATTTATAGGAATCGCGAAACTTTTGTGCAGTCAGCAATTCTCAATTTTGAGTGATAAGTATAggtgggcattttcaaaaattgggacccaaaattagtgaaatgaactcgatgtcagttttgtgacagcAAATCgatacgatgctacagacagacacacacacacacacacacacaaacagacagactgacagacagagagatatacagacagacagacagacagacagacacgtcaaacttataaaattacaccccgtcgtttttgcgtcgagggttataAATATCTCAATTCATTTATCAGCGGAGATTCCGGTGGCCCCGTCATAAACGTCTACACCCGTCGGCAAGTCGGAATAGTCTCAATCAGAGATCTGAACTCGGGGATCATCATAGTGACCAGCGTTTCGGAGTACTGGGAGTGGCTGCAGAGAACTCAGGCCAGGATGTTCTGGAGGTTTTGTGGGAAGAGAAAGTAAAGTTGGATGGGAAGGAAGACTTTTATTTATTGGACCCGGGACCCAATAGCTACATAACTATAAAAATCATATAAGTTTACCAGTCATCCCGCCATTTGatcagctcatgggagcctggggtccgctttgacaactaatcccgagatttggcgtaggcactagttttacgaaagtgactgccatctgaccttccaaaccgaGGGGTAAACTAGCCCTTatcggaattagtccggtttcctcacgatgtttttcatcaccgaaaagctactggcaaatatctaatgacatttcgcacataaattccgaaaaaatcATTattgcgagccggggttcgaacccgcgacctccggaacgaatatcgcacgtacttaccgctaagcTACCAAGTATTATCACACATATGCTTTATCTTGGGCTATACTTTGCATCAGGTGAGATTATTCTCCCTGAGCTgtaagatgaaaaaaaaaacaaatttagaaAATTCCTTTGCTAATCTGGGTATAGATAACgggcaagtcaatcagtgcagTTCAGGGGACATCTTTAAAAATCTTGCACATTTGAATCACGTCTCCGATATAGATAAAAAATGGTGGGCAGGTAGAGTGTGCGATGCTCATGACGACTTGGTGCAAATGCACCTACTTTTTGAGAATTACTGAGGGTCAATTGCAGATCGATAAAAAATGGCGCATTTTTGACGGCGTTAATGTAGATCACCAGACCGAAGAAGATTGtggttagctgcgtaagctgaagaccagGATTCGGCTTCCGGCTCGGTCACCAGTAGTCTTAGTCCTTcgctttttctttcgtgtataatacctaaatattttcagtttataagatTTATTATGTGGCGTAGATTATTTTACACGCTAATGGACTGCACTTCATACAGGATTTTAGCAGAACACTTGAACGAGCAAGCCTTGAGCAAACCGATGAACTTGAAATGGCGACATAAAAAATTAATCAACATTAACCGAGTTATCGACGGAGTAATTGCACATAGGTTtaaagattttattttttatttttttcgtgTCGTTTGTTTGGTGACTATCGATTTtgagaatttatttatttcaagatAATTATTTACTCCTATTAAGtgagttataattataaaattactcTGTTGGATCTCATAATTTGTGACATTGAAATTGAAACAAGCCTCTGGCCAACAAGAGTAGTACAAAAACATGATGCTCACAGTTTGGAGATAAGTTACAGTGAGTTATGTAATTATATTACGGGTAAGTTCTCGTAgtaataatattcatattcatattcatattcatattctttatttgTATTGATCATACATTGTCATGGATACATTCATAAGGTATATCTATATTACTATATACTAAGATATTTACTAAGGTATATCTGAAATACTTAAGTTATAGTAAATCTTGTATTGTGTATTGGACTATAGTTGTGAATTTTTACGGCACCAGATTTTGTGACTGCTATTGAAATGAAATTCAACAATTTCACTCAAACTTCCCAAATTTTAGGTAATCGGAAGCAACAAAATGCTACACATACTCCTGCTAAATTTTGGCGTCGCCTCAGCTGCCAAAATGGAGCCTTTCGTAGTAGGAGGGGCACATGGCTCTATAGTTCATTGGCCTTTCATAGCTTATATAGAGATATCACAGTTTTCTTTTTTTGCGGCGGCGTGTGGAGGGTCCTTGCTCAGCTCACAGACCGTACTGACTGCTGCTCATTGCTTCGATGATTTTACATTGAAGAAGTCACTGGCAGGGTGAGTCAGAACCTTCTATTCACAATTAAGGATAGACAGTTTTTGCTTGGAAAGAAGCTGAAACATCTTCTAAAGCAGAAATCAAACACTCTTTTCAATTACCATGACTAAGCACAATTAAATCAGGGatggctcactccgcgattcatTCATCAAGCTACAAATATAGCTATGTGTAGCTATACTAGCTATTGGACCATACAGTGGTTGACGACCTTCGTgatgcgcaatagaactcaatatTGACTgatcgcgtgcggtccgtttgtaaatgtaggtaag
This genomic stretch from Leguminivora glycinivorella isolate SPB_JAAS2020 chromosome Z, LegGlyc_1.1, whole genome shotgun sequence harbors:
- the LOC125241330 gene encoding chymotrypsin-like elastase family member 2A is translated as MFQILLLNTVSASKMEPFVVGGQDASIQDWPFMAFVEVTWFGLFAMACGGSLISSQTALTAAHCLDDITEKKTHVIGISFYIYMGHTSHAKSKMAREVLDYQTHEDYSPEDADVRFDIGIMFLTSPVRFSANVQKVILQPWFNLKEDKFLVVAGWGGMDPEHTPTGASEKLKAINIVAKKYRSCKNKNKVICTSSEIGHPFIGDSGGPVINVYTRRQVGIVSIRDLNSGIIIVTSVSEYWEWLQRTQARMFWRFCGKRK